One Streptomyces sp. NBC_00554 DNA segment encodes these proteins:
- the fabG gene encoding 3-oxoacyl-ACP reductase FabG codes for MSTTEQRVAVVTGAARGIGAATAVRLAAEGRAVAVIDLDEAACKDTVEKITSAGGKAIAVGCDVSDEAQVEAAVARIAEELGAPTILVNNAGVLRDNLLFKMSTSDWDTVMNVHLRGAFLMSKAVQKHMVDAKFGRIVNLSSSSALGNRGQVNYSAAKAGLQGFTKTLAFELGKFGVTANAVAPGFIVTDMTAATAARIGMGFEDFQAAAATQIPVQRVGNPDDIANAIAFFTGEAAGFVSGQVLYVAGGPLN; via the coding sequence ATGTCCACCACTGAGCAGCGCGTCGCCGTAGTCACCGGTGCCGCGCGCGGCATCGGTGCCGCGACCGCCGTACGACTGGCCGCCGAGGGCCGCGCCGTCGCGGTGATCGACCTCGACGAGGCCGCGTGCAAGGACACCGTCGAGAAGATCACCTCCGCCGGTGGCAAGGCCATCGCGGTCGGCTGTGACGTCTCCGACGAGGCCCAGGTCGAGGCGGCCGTCGCCCGGATCGCCGAGGAGCTCGGTGCGCCGACGATCCTGGTGAACAACGCGGGTGTCCTCCGCGACAACCTGCTGTTCAAGATGAGCACGTCCGACTGGGACACGGTCATGAACGTGCACCTGCGGGGCGCCTTCCTGATGTCGAAGGCCGTTCAGAAGCACATGGTGGACGCGAAGTTCGGCCGGATCGTCAATCTGTCCTCGTCCTCCGCGCTCGGCAACCGGGGCCAGGTCAACTACTCCGCCGCCAAGGCCGGTCTGCAGGGCTTCACCAAGACGCTCGCCTTCGAGCTCGGCAAGTTCGGCGTCACCGCGAACGCCGTGGCGCCCGGCTTCATCGTCACCGACATGACCGCCGCGACGGCCGCCCGCATCGGCATGGGCTTCGAGGACTTCCAGGCCGCCGCCGCGACCCAGATCCCCGTACAGCGCGTCGGCAACCCGGACGACATCGCCAACGCGATCGCCTTCTTCACGGGCGAGGCGGCCGGATTCGTCTCCGGCCAGGTGCTGTACGTCGCCGGCGGACCGCTCAACTAA
- a CDS encoding SDR family oxidoreductase: MTTLPELSGKVALITGASRGIGYGVAEALIARGDRVCITGRNEDALKEAVEALGADRVIGVAGKAHDEAHQAVAVERTMEAFGRVDYLVNNAGTNPVFGPIADLDLNVARKVFETNVVSALGFAQRTWHAWQKDNGGAIVNIASLAGISASPFIGAYGISKAAMVNLTLQLAHEFAPMVRVNSIAPAVVKTKFAQALYEGREEEAAAAYPLGRLGVPSDIGGAAAFLTSPQSDWITGQTLVVDGGIFLNAGVG; encoded by the coding sequence ATGACCACACTCCCCGAGCTCTCGGGCAAGGTCGCGCTCATCACGGGCGCGAGCCGCGGCATCGGCTACGGCGTCGCCGAGGCCCTGATCGCCCGCGGTGACCGCGTCTGCATCACCGGCCGCAACGAGGACGCCCTCAAGGAAGCCGTCGAGGCACTCGGTGCCGACCGCGTCATCGGCGTCGCGGGCAAGGCCCACGACGAGGCCCACCAGGCCGTCGCCGTCGAGCGCACCATGGAGGCCTTCGGCCGCGTCGACTACCTGGTCAACAACGCCGGTACGAACCCGGTGTTCGGCCCCATCGCCGACCTCGACCTCAACGTGGCGCGCAAGGTCTTCGAGACCAACGTCGTCTCGGCGCTCGGGTTCGCCCAGCGGACCTGGCACGCCTGGCAGAAGGACAACGGCGGCGCGATCGTCAACATCGCCTCCCTCGCCGGGATCTCCGCCTCGCCGTTCATCGGCGCGTACGGCATCAGCAAGGCCGCCATGGTCAACCTGACCCTGCAACTGGCGCACGAGTTCGCGCCCATGGTGCGGGTCAACTCGATCGCGCCCGCCGTCGTCAAGACCAAGTTCGCGCAGGCCCTGTACGAGGGCCGCGAGGAGGAGGCGGCCGCGGCGTACCCGCTCGGCCGGCTCGGTGTCCCCTCGGACATCGGCGGCGCCGCCGCGTTCCTCACCTCCCCGCAGTCGGACTGGATCACCGGCCAGACGCTGGTGGTCGACGGTGGCATCTTCCTCAACGCCGGGGTGGGATGA